Part of the Ammospiza nelsoni isolate bAmmNel1 chromosome 6, bAmmNel1.pri, whole genome shotgun sequence genome is shown below.
GCAGAGATAAAATTAAGGAAGTTTTGTCAGAACGAGTTTCGATGTCCCAAAAGCCTGAAAATCCCCGTTTGATCCGGAGGGTGATTCCCATGAAagttaaattcatcccaagggGTGTTTCCACAtcaaaaatgacatttaaaaatctgaattttcccGGTAAAAGCCTAAATTCTGGGAGGGGTTTATTGCCTGGGAATCCTCACCCAGCCCCGGCTGCATCAACAGGGAGGGAAAGCTTCCAGATCCATCTTTCCAGCGGGGGGTTTTTGGGATCTCGGCGTGCTGTGGTGCCCTCTGGTGCCAAggagagctgtggcagggaggccACCTGCTCCCATCCACAGAGCTCCCAAGCACCGGGATGGATTATTCCAGGatccagcatctcctgccctCCATTTCCCCACCAAGGTCAGGAAAATCCAGGATTTCTCTCCCAGGAAAGAAGCCATCTCACACCCTAAAAGGGGTTATTTTTCCATCCTCCCGGATTTTAGTCTGGATTTAATTAGTGCTAAATAgcaattcccattttttcccccagtcctGAGTTCCACAGCTTCTTACTTCTGTGGGTATCATCCATCCTAAAATCCATCCCTGTTGGATCCATTGTTCTGCTTGGATGGGATTTACCAGCAGCACAGTAAGCTTGTCCTGGAACTTCCCATAATTGGgcaaatgtgggttttttttttccccattgagAAAACAGGAATCCTGATCCCTAAGGATGTCCATTCTGGGAATTCAATGGATAAATAGCTCTGGAAAAgcttaatatttttgttttctctactATTCTGGccaaaaaaggaggaaaacttgGTAACTCCAAAATCTACAGGGACACATTTCAGGTTGGTTTCcccaacctggctttggacacttccagggatggggcagccacagtttctctgggaaatccattccaaGGCCTCACAGGTACGAGGTTCTTCCCAATATCCTGTTTTCCAGTTTGGGGCCATTCCCCTTCTCCTGTCACTCCATTCCCACATGCAAAGTCCCTGAACTGGGGGAAAACTGGGACGAGCTGGGGGAAAGCCAAGCTCTGGATGAAGGTCACAGGAGTGGGATTGGGCAACTTGGCTTCGGTCACGTCACCACGTGCTGGATCCTTGGCTCCTGAACGGTCACCTTGTCCTGGAGGAGATCAAAGGCtccctgaggctgcagctggcaTTCCTCCCTTGGAatcagccccatcccagctcagaATGATAAAAGAATCTGAGGGCATCATGCTAGGTTGCACTGGGGGAGCGAGATGAGGAAGAACCTTGATGGGGAATGTTGGGAGAAAAGGGATGGAGCACTGGATTATccttgaggaaaaaataaaggaggatGGGATATGTTGTAGGGGGCTGGAAAGGAGACAGCCTTGGCTGATTCCCAGAATGGAAAATCTGGACCTGGCAGCCTGAAAATCCTTCATGGAGCCTTGGCAAGAGGAGAAGGACCTGGAGAGACCTTGGAGTCTCTTCCAGCACATTAAGGagttccaggagagctggagagggactttgtaAAAGGAcctggagtgacaggagaaGGGGGAACAGCTTCCTAGCAGTAGAGGACAGGTTTcggtgggatattgggaagaaattcttccttgagAGGGTGGTGAGTCATTCCttggaatggaattcccagggaagctgtgcctgccccattcctgggaGCGTCTGGCTCAAACCCTCCAGCAAGGAATTCGAGGGTTCAGGGTCCAAACCACCCTGCATTCCCACCAGCTCCCACAGCATAACCGGGAGTGCTTCCTGCCCATCCCAACATACTTGTGGCCTGAATCCCCCCAGGAATATGGGGATCCCCTGGCTTGACATTCCCACCCCCCTTAAGGACATTTTGATAACCATCCCAGGAGCAGTTTGCCTTTCTTATCGGGGCCTCCGGCCAAACACCGGAGCCAGGATATAAGGAGTGGGGCCGGGATCGGAGGCACATTTTCCGTGAGCTCCCACCAtgaagctgctcctgctcctcgcCCTGGTGGGCCTGGCCCAGGGCCTCGAGACCAGGTGAGCCCCAGGGGGTCCCCAAAacagggatgtgggatgtggggTGATCCCAGTGATGCATCCCAGTCCCTGTCCGCAGGGTGCCCCTGAGGAAGATGAAGTCGCTGCGGCAGAGGCTGCGGGAGCAGGGATTGCTGGAGAGTTACCTGGAGCAGCATCCCTACAACCTGGCTGCCAAGTATTTCCCGGGCATCGCCGTGGAGCCCCTGGAGAACTACATGGATGTGAGGGGCTGGGATTGGGAACTGGGAtcagggagcacagggggacactggctccttccccatcccattGGCCTGTTATCCATTCCACTagtcccttccccatccctgtaaGTTATTCCATTAGCCCCTTACCCATTCTCCTTTCCCCATCCCCTTAACCccttcccaatcccattccaaCAGGATGAGTACTTTGGCACCATCTCCATTGGGACCCCACCTCAGGAATTCACTGTGGTCTTCGACACCGGCTCCTCCAACCTCTGGGTTCCCTCAGTcttctgctccagcccagcctgcagtaGGTGTCTGGAATGAGTCTGGAATGTGTCCTTTGGGAGTCCTGCGTGGCTCTGCCCATCTTTCCCAAGGCACAAATCCCAGGCAATCCCCATCCTTCCCACCCCCACAGGGAACCACAACCGCTTCAATCCCGCGGAATCCTCCACGTTCCTCAGCACCAATGACACCCTGTTCATCGCCTACGGCACAGGAAGCATGACCGGGGTCCTGGGATACGACACCGTCGACGTACGgccaggagctccagccccCTCATCCCATGGGATCCCACGGGATCCTGCCCAATCCAcacttctctcctttctcccaGGTTGCCGGCATCAACGTCCGCAACCAGATTTTTGGGCTGGCTGAGACAGAGCCAGGGGATTTTTTCTACTACACCCCCTTTGATGGCATCCTGGGATTGGCATTCCCAAGCATTGCCTCCTCCGGAGCCACCCCTGTCTTCGACAACATGATGACGGAAAACCTTGTGGATAGGAATCTTTTCTCTGTCTACCTGAGCAGGTAAATCCCAGCCAAAGCTGCTGAGGatttctccctttcccctcaCACTGGCCCCATTTTCCAATGGGAATGGAGGTGTTGGTGGGCTGGGAACCAGCCCAGACGGATCTCCCTTTCCAGGGACGACGAAGGTGGGAGCTTTGTCCTCTTTGGTGCCATCGATCCCTACTACACCACCAGAGGCATCTCCTGGATCCCTCTCTCTGCTGAAACCTACTGGCAGATCTCCATGCAGAGGTATTCCCAGTATTCCCTGCCCTCCAACTGGTGTTGTAGGGAGTCCAGGCTCACTCTGCATCCCTCTTCCCAGTGTCTCTGTCAGCGGGACTCCGGTGGCCTGTTCCTCGGGGTGCCAGGCCATTGTGGATACAGGAACCACTCTGTTGGCTGTTCCTATCCGGGCCTTCCGCACCCTCATGAGGCTCCTTGGTGCCAGCTCCAGTGGTGAGGTGAGGCTCAGGATGCTCTTTAGGACATTTGATCCCAGCTGGAATGACCACTAACCTGCCGTGTCCTCCCCAGATCAGCTGTGAGGCTGTCAGAAACCTTCCCAGCCTCATTTTCCATATCAATGGCAAAGAATTCCCAGTGCCGCCCAGAGCCTACGTGTTAAGGGTGagcatcccactgggaatgGGTTTGTGGGGATAGAGGGAGGGATCCAACAGCTGGTGACCACCCCCTTCCATGTCCTTGGAGCAGAGTAATGGGTACTGCAGCCTGGCATTGCAAGGCATGGATGTGCCCACGGAGGAGGGCGAGCTCTGGATCCTGGGGGATGTCTTTATCCGGGAGTATTACGTCATCTTCAACAGGGCCACCAACAAGGTGGGGCTGTCCcggctgccctgagctgggatgggaatCCCAGTTGTCCCCAACTCGGTGGCTGGCAGGGCTTGTCCCTTTCCCGGCCCTCCTGCCACCACCGAGGACAATAAAGGTGTGGAGAAGCGCCCCTGTGCCGTGTCTCTCTGAGGAATGCCAACACATCCCTGGGAATGTGGCGTGTGGCGTGTGGCGTGCCACCCTCCGCTGCACCCGCCAaggatgtccctgtgccccaagGATGGGagcctggatgtggctctgctcatccctgaggagctcccagcctgggggaCCTGGGGCAGGAcatgtccctcctgtccccaaaccccactCAGGGTGAGGTGGGTGAAcacctccagcactgccctcatCATCCTGGAAAGCCActcatcccaaaattcccagggGACAAgccccagggctccctgtgctggtggaTGCAGGGATGAGGGGACAGGGAATAAATACCAGAGTGACTTTATTGGTGGCAGGGGACAactgctccctccccagggcCAGGCCTGCTGGTCCTGCAGacccccttttcctcctttccttcatcctcctcctcctcctcacggTGTTCCAGGCACACCTGGCGCCTGGAGCCTGGGGCTGTCCGATGGCACCATGGAGGGATCCTCATTCCTGGGGGATCCCTGAACCTCAGGGCTGCCCGTGGCACTGGGGGGGGCTGTGGCCTCACAGAGGGGGTCGGGGGGCACAGTGGGTGCCAAGGGGTATCCAGAGGGACTTGGAGTGGTCAGAGGGGGCATcccagcaccccaaatccctggagaGGGGCCGAGGGGGGGTGTGGtgggaagcaggagctgggccaggcGATAGCGGCGGTGTTGAGGGGTGCCAGGGGGTGAATCTTCAGGGACTGGGGactgggatgaggatgggggTGAGGATGGGGACTGGGATGAGGActgggatgaggatgggaatgaggatggggacaggtcactgccctgcagcaggagccggATGTCTGAGGCTGATGGAGGGAGGATTTTGGTCAGCACCCACCTCCTTCCCCAGACCCCCAGTCCGGAGGGGGCACATCCAAGTGCCTGGGGTTGGATCCAGGGATCCCATTACCTTGGCAGGATGGGCAGCAGCCCACGGGCAGTGtgtggggctcagagcaggagcGGGGGCACGgcctctcctcacagctcaCCTCTCCAAGCTGGAAAAACAGGGATCAGCCAGCCCGGCCCTTGCTGGGATCCAATGACACTGGCACGGGCACCATGGACACGGGCATCCCATGGGAATGGGCGGGAGGTCTCACCTGGCAGGTGCAGCGGGTACAGGGCTGTCCCTCGGGAATGAAGCTCTGGCCGTTCTCCACCTTCCTGCCCTGGTAGTTGCAGTCTGCAGGGACCAAGGTCCAGAGGCTGTTTTGGGGGGCTCGAGGAGATTTTGAGGGattcagggggattttggggacc
Proteins encoded:
- the LOC132074708 gene encoding pepsin A-like, yielding MKLLLLLALVGLAQGLETRVPLRKMKSLRQRLREQGLLESYLEQHPYNLAAKYFPGIAVEPLENYMDDEYFGTISIGTPPQEFTVVFDTGSSNLWVPSVFCSSPACRNHNRFNPAESSTFLSTNDTLFIAYGTGSMTGVLGYDTVDVAGINVRNQIFGLAETEPGDFFYYTPFDGILGLAFPSIASSGATPVFDNMMTENLVDRNLFSVYLSRDDEGGSFVLFGAIDPYYTTRGISWIPLSAETYWQISMQSVSVSGTPVACSSGCQAIVDTGTTLLAVPIRAFRTLMRLLGASSSGEISCEAVRNLPSLIFHINGKEFPVPPRAYVLRSNGYCSLALQGMDVPTEEGELWILGDVFIREYYVIFNRATNKVGLSRLP